In a genomic window of Ipomoea triloba cultivar NCNSP0323 chromosome 3, ASM357664v1:
- the LOC116013165 gene encoding uncharacterized protein LOC116013165 — MSEGLQFGGMGFREVRKMNMAMLGKQGWNFLTKLNALVSRVFKARFFPNCSFLEAGVGSNPSFVWTSIRESQVLLWKGVRRRIGDGGLVRVWGEPWLPDSANPFVSTPDPGYLGNSLVRSLFDTHASGWDMELVRDVFNDRDALLILSIPIPLVPSSDIWYWERELHGLYSVKSAYRLSTGEGVLGGAVAWAGVNCDPICSFCGEEVESVIHLFANCSFAHSCWRLLENYWSLERVESIETWVEGMWEHLTRDRIEQVVAICWMLWEARNNVIFNSKNADPGTVTRLAIMYIQNWKAAQVKGALNQSAGSDQLLPDTWRPPTLGVYKINVDAAVDISSRSRGHGLPHGRDRGREEQWPAAVCDGAHGQPHGREVPSSFAF; from the exons ATGAGTGAAGGGTTACAGTTTGGGGGTATGGGTTTTAGGGAAGTGCGAAAGATGAACATGGCTATGTTAGGAAAGCAAGGGTGGAATTTTTTAACGAAACTGAACGCTTTAGTGTCTCGGGTCTTTAAGGCTCGCTTTTTCCCGAATTGTTCTTTCTTAGAGGCGGGGGTTGGTTCAAATCCTTCTTTCGTGTGGACTAGTATTCGGGAATCACAGGTTTTGTTATGGAAAGGGGTTAGGCGGAGGATTGGGGATGGGGGCTTGGTGAGGGTGTGGGGGGAGCCGTGGCTTCCAGATAGTGCAAACCCTTTCGTTAGTACTCCGGATCCAGGGTATTTGGGAAATTCTTTGGTACGTTCTCTTTTTGATACTCATGCGAGCGGATGGGATATGGAGTTGGTGAGAGATGTTTTCAATGATCGGGATGCTTTGTTGATTCTGAGCATTCCTATTCCTTTAGTCCCGAGTAGTGATATTTGGTATTGGGAAAGGGAGTTGCATGGGTTATATTCTGTCAAAAGTGCTTATAGATTGAGTACTGGGGAAGGGGTGTTAGGGGGGGCTGTGGCGTGGGCTGGG GTGAACTGTGATCCCATTTGCTCTTTTTGTGGGGAGGAGGTGGAGTCGGTCATACACCTCTTTGCAAACTGCAGTTTTGCGCATAGCTGTTGGAGACTACTTGAAAATTATTGGAGCTTGGAGAGGGTGGAGTCGATTGAAACATGGGTAGAGGGTATGTGGGAGCATCTGACAAGAGATAGAATTGAACAGGTTGTGGCTATATGCTGGATGCTATGGGAAGCACGAAATAATGTGATTTTTAATTCCAAGAATGCTGATCCAGGCACGGTTACCAGGTTAGCCATAATGTATATTCAGAATTGGAAGGCTGCCCAAGTTAAGGGTGCTTTGAACCAATCAGCTGGGTCTGATCAGTTGCTGCCGGATACATGGCGTCCTCCCACGCTTGGGGTTTACAAGATCAATGTCGACGCTGCGGTGGATATCTCAAGCCG cagtAGGGGTCACGGGCTCCCtcacggccgggatcggggCCGTGAGGAGCAGTGGCCCGCTGCTGTCTGCGACGGGGCTCACGGGcagcctcacggccgtgaggtgCCCTCTTCGTTTGCCTTCTGA